A genomic region of Vicia villosa cultivar HV-30 ecotype Madison, WI unplaced genomic scaffold, Vvil1.0 ctg.001374F_1_1, whole genome shotgun sequence contains the following coding sequences:
- the LOC131634865 gene encoding cis-prenyltransferase 4, chloroplastic-like, whose protein sequence is MLSLSFPIALTNTLITYPPKKTNHASSFSSSHYHYSCFQSHLFYSQPLTVTKSRTMADVPSFANVVLEDEVEEEQMPEELREEMMPKHVAVIMDGNRRWAKMRGLPLSEGHLACMKTLKRVVKLCLASGVKILTAFAFSTENWVRSKEEVEFLFNVLERTLSSEAEAITREGIKLSVIGDMSKLPKYLQKMITIVKESTKNNSRFQLIVAINYGGKYDIVQACKSLAKKVQDDIIHLEDINEKIIEKELETEFSNPDLLIRTSGELRLSNFLLWQLAYTELYFTSQLWPDFGKDEFEEAISSFQQRQRRYGRRH, encoded by the exons ATGTTGTCGTTGAGTTTCCCTATTGCACTCACAAATACACTAATAACTTATCCTCCAAAAAAAACCAACCatgcttcttctttttcttcttctcattaCCATTATTCATGTTTCCAATCACACCTATTCTACTCTCAACCTCTGACCGTTACCAAAAGTCGCACTATGGCTGATGTTCCAAGTTTTGCAAACGTGGTACTTGAGGACGAGGTGGAAGAGGAGCAGATGCCTGAGGAACTAAGGGAGGAGATGATGCCGAAGCATGTGGCGGTGATTATGGACGGGAACAGGAGGTGGGCGAAAATGAGAGGGTTGCCGTTGTCCGAGGGACACTTAGCTTGCATGAAGACGTTGAAAAGAGTGGTGAAACTGTGTTTAGCATCGGGGGTTAAGATTCTCACTGCTTTTGCGTTTTCTACAGAAAACTGGGTTCGATCCAAG GAGGAGGTTGAATTCTTGTTCAACGTCTTAGAAAGAACATTGAGTTCTGAAGCTGAAGCAATCACTAG AGAAGGAATTAAATTATCTGTGATTGGAGATATGTCAAAGCTTCCCAAGTATCTACAaaaaatgataactattgttaaaGAGAGCACAAAGAATAATTCAAGATTTCAACTTATTGTGGCAATTAACTATGGTGGGAAATATGATATAGTCCAAGCATGTAAAAGTCTAGCTAAGAAAGTGCAAGATGACATTATTCATTTAGAAGATATTAATGAAAAGATAATTGAAAAAGAGTTGGAGACGGAGTTTTCTAACCCTGATTTACTAATACGGACAAGTGGAGAACTTAGACTAAGTAATTTCTTATTATGGCAATTGGCATATACAGAACTTTACTTTACTTCACAGCTTTGGCCAGATTTTGGAAAAGACGAGTTTGAAGAAGCCATAAGTTCATTTCAACAGAGACAAAGACGTTATGGTAGACGACATTAA